The following are encoded in a window of Streptomyces sp. 11x1 genomic DNA:
- a CDS encoding serine protease: MSERAVAADPRVVELASLKAGAKAHTAGSGYLLHDGLVITAAHTVPPPGTGEVRVRPGGTGPWLHARVLLRRYRDRSPSDGQELRGARDFAVLRVEDESGLPTELPPLRWGRLATRPCSARIEVTGFPAGLKVFADRGGPRLATVLRDTAHISGTVVSSDAHGSRHVVHVVHPVPSPPDGAAGTSGKRRTRWDGMSGSAVVCEGMLVGVVVRADTLAGVQFEETAALWDDPEARALLGLRGTRPRPAELSRVLHRPAVRPALSPISLLRPEAAAVRFHGRENTLRDLAAWRHRAADASVRLLTGPGGQGKTRVGLEAVREAERAGWTAGFLADRADPRALSGLSALDTPLLLVVDYAETRRSQLDELLDVFGPSGPAHHRHPVRLLFLARKAGPWWSRLQAHEHFPRDAGVSPLPPLEPTAALRAAAVSDAMGSLGERLAALYPGQSARKAMRAAVPPSVAEDRYSGALNLQMAVLVTLLQAVDPVRVTSDERDEAVLLRHEQKVWRRTAGSHDIGGLSLFEYRRMVAAATLCPADDEQQALAVLSRLRPTGLTREPATPPPDPVACGRWLSGLYPSEDDYWGPLQPDRLGEYLLGDVLAEDPELLGRLLPTTTERQTSAAFHLLSRAQPHQPHISEPLRTVVTAHPDPLALRAVDAVVAVENPAALRQALTAVLEEIRGAVGRYASLAERLYEAVPLPSLALDEWAADLAGLLARQPPNATTADPHEASAEHARRLHRHAVRLVEIGQLTAARTAAEKSVALWHVLSAHGRPGAESGLGLALNTLALASDHDRSRAEVLSLSQDVLRHYQDLAERDPDTYTADLAMAWHNHANRLADADRLDDALRGALTARDLYRDLAHDDPEHLPDVALAEYGLTRIHSALGQFGAATADARRAADLYRDLAARWPDRYRPRVPEVLGSLAELLRTAGQFAEALEVVEECLTEFRRLVALDPERFGQDLAEGLSDATAVFDDNGDEERARAAAEEAVELLRPRAERDTNVAPSFANALIALSHHLPEQSIDLRREAVAIYERAEAAAPGVHGSAPAVARAALAEALTDADQYPEGLRAFDESIAALRPYANRLPAAHGPELARALDLQSYALYDAGDPEGALSTATEAFDVFAVAVAEEPGAFLDEFARVSGNLVFHLARRDRWSEILTRTGRALALCRLPAAEGLHPGFDAMLELLNHRRLALGELGRHEETADCVRDMVALRRRIVDADPDDVGHRLSLAGDLSRLSETLAEAGRPCDAVAPVREALALRRGVSADVDADSEDDGDEEADGEDESEEGAAEEGEAEVDEEVSEGALLVQLAAALQRAGDAEAPAAAVEAVRHHEDSAGLPMEGREDGYCQALHLYAAAQSAAGHFEAAVDACQYLVVLRAQDTADAADPGQHDSRLALDEALTSLAWALLDAGSWPRALGLSRGVLRALTAPEAPPADTTPQHRVALGGVLHVLAQALTAAGHHHEAACTARRAFAVRRRLAAQFPGTHMPELAETMGVLALTLHTAGRVTEAATMIRRAVALHARLATTAPAAHRDGLRQLLRHQARIKSPPPRNCSIRSSWSP, from the coding sequence ATGAGCGAGCGTGCCGTGGCGGCGGACCCGCGTGTGGTCGAACTGGCGTCGCTGAAAGCCGGTGCGAAAGCCCACACCGCCGGATCCGGTTACCTGCTGCACGACGGACTGGTGATCACGGCCGCGCACACCGTGCCCCCTCCCGGAACTGGTGAGGTGCGGGTCCGCCCCGGTGGGACCGGCCCGTGGCTCCACGCCCGGGTCCTGCTGCGCCGCTACCGGGACCGGTCCCCGTCCGACGGTCAAGAACTGCGCGGAGCACGGGACTTCGCCGTACTGCGCGTCGAGGACGAGTCGGGGTTGCCCACCGAGCTGCCTCCGCTCCGCTGGGGACGGCTGGCCACCCGGCCGTGTTCGGCCCGGATCGAGGTCACGGGCTTTCCTGCGGGTCTCAAGGTGTTCGCGGACCGGGGCGGCCCCCGACTGGCCACCGTGCTGCGGGACACGGCTCACATCAGCGGCACCGTCGTCTCCTCGGACGCCCACGGTTCACGGCACGTCGTCCATGTCGTCCATCCCGTCCCGTCACCGCCCGACGGAGCCGCCGGGACGAGCGGGAAGCGGAGAACGCGCTGGGACGGCATGTCCGGCTCCGCCGTGGTGTGCGAGGGGATGCTCGTCGGTGTCGTGGTGCGCGCCGACACGCTCGCCGGTGTGCAGTTCGAGGAGACGGCAGCGCTGTGGGACGACCCCGAGGCCCGCGCACTGCTGGGTCTCCGGGGGACGCGCCCCCGACCGGCCGAACTCTCGCGGGTACTGCACCGGCCCGCCGTGCGCCCGGCCCTCTCCCCCATCTCGCTGCTCAGGCCGGAAGCCGCCGCCGTCCGCTTCCACGGCCGCGAGAACACCCTCCGCGATCTCGCCGCCTGGCGGCACCGCGCTGCCGACGCCTCGGTGCGCCTGCTCACCGGTCCTGGCGGCCAGGGCAAGACGAGGGTGGGACTGGAAGCGGTGCGCGAGGCGGAGAGGGCAGGCTGGACGGCCGGTTTCCTCGCCGACCGCGCTGATCCCCGGGCATTGTCCGGCCTGTCCGCGCTCGACACACCGTTGCTCCTCGTCGTGGACTACGCCGAGACCCGCCGGTCACAACTCGACGAACTGCTGGATGTGTTCGGACCGTCCGGCCCGGCGCACCACCGTCATCCCGTCAGGCTCCTCTTCCTGGCCCGCAAGGCCGGCCCATGGTGGAGCCGTCTCCAGGCGCACGAGCACTTCCCTCGCGACGCCGGCGTGAGTCCGCTGCCTCCTCTGGAGCCCACCGCCGCACTGCGTGCCGCCGCCGTCAGCGACGCCATGGGCAGCCTCGGGGAAAGACTGGCCGCCCTGTATCCGGGGCAGTCGGCACGGAAGGCGATGCGCGCGGCAGTGCCGCCGTCCGTCGCCGAGGACCGCTACTCCGGTGCCCTCAACCTCCAGATGGCTGTCCTCGTAACCCTGTTGCAGGCCGTCGACCCGGTGCGCGTCACGAGCGACGAACGCGATGAGGCGGTTCTCCTCCGTCACGAGCAGAAGGTCTGGAGGCGCACGGCCGGCAGCCATGACATCGGCGGCCTGTCCCTGTTCGAGTACCGGCGGATGGTCGCCGCGGCCACCCTGTGTCCGGCCGACGACGAACAGCAGGCGCTGGCCGTCCTCAGCCGACTCCGTCCGACCGGTCTCACCCGGGAACCCGCGACACCACCGCCGGACCCCGTGGCTTGCGGACGGTGGCTGTCCGGTCTCTATCCCTCCGAGGACGACTACTGGGGTCCGCTCCAGCCCGACCGGCTGGGCGAGTACCTCCTCGGAGACGTCCTCGCGGAGGACCCCGAGTTGCTGGGACGCCTCCTGCCCACCACCACCGAACGCCAGACCTCGGCCGCGTTCCATCTGCTGTCCCGGGCCCAGCCCCACCAGCCGCACATCTCCGAACCCCTCCGCACCGTCGTCACCGCCCACCCCGATCCGCTCGCCCTGCGGGCCGTCGACGCCGTGGTCGCGGTGGAGAACCCTGCGGCGCTCCGACAGGCCTTGACCGCCGTCCTGGAGGAGATCAGAGGCGCGGTGGGCCGGTACGCGTCACTCGCGGAGCGGTTGTACGAGGCGGTGCCCCTGCCCTCACTGGCGCTCGACGAGTGGGCGGCCGACCTCGCGGGCCTGCTGGCCCGGCAACCACCGAACGCGACAACAGCGGACCCTCACGAGGCGTCGGCCGAACATGCCCGGCGGCTGCATCGGCACGCCGTCCGGCTGGTCGAGATCGGACAGCTCACGGCGGCCCGCACCGCTGCCGAGAAGTCCGTCGCCCTGTGGCACGTCCTCAGCGCACACGGCCGGCCAGGTGCCGAGAGCGGTCTCGGCCTGGCCCTCAACACCCTGGCGCTGGCGAGCGACCACGACCGTTCCCGGGCGGAGGTGCTGTCGCTCTCCCAGGACGTACTGCGCCACTACCAGGACCTGGCGGAACGAGATCCCGACACCTACACCGCCGATCTCGCGATGGCCTGGCACAACCACGCGAACCGGCTCGCCGACGCGGACCGGCTCGACGATGCCTTGCGAGGGGCGCTGACCGCCCGCGATCTCTACCGCGATCTCGCCCACGACGATCCGGAACACCTGCCCGATGTCGCCCTGGCCGAGTATGGCCTCACCCGGATCCACAGCGCGCTCGGGCAGTTCGGGGCCGCGACGGCCGACGCCCGCAGGGCAGCGGACCTCTACCGGGATCTCGCCGCCCGGTGGCCGGACCGGTACCGCCCTCGCGTGCCGGAGGTCCTCGGCTCCCTCGCCGAACTCCTCCGTACGGCGGGCCAGTTCGCGGAGGCCCTGGAGGTGGTCGAGGAGTGCCTGACCGAGTTCCGGCGCCTCGTCGCACTCGACCCGGAGCGCTTCGGACAGGACCTCGCCGAGGGGCTCTCCGACGCCACGGCCGTCTTCGACGACAACGGGGACGAGGAACGGGCCCGAGCGGCGGCCGAGGAGGCCGTGGAACTGCTGCGGCCCCGGGCCGAACGCGACACGAACGTGGCACCGTCGTTCGCCAACGCCCTGATCGCGCTGTCCCACCACCTCCCGGAACAGAGCATCGACCTACGACGTGAGGCGGTCGCGATCTACGAACGGGCGGAGGCGGCGGCCCCGGGCGTCCACGGCTCCGCCCCGGCCGTCGCTCGTGCCGCACTCGCCGAGGCGCTCACCGATGCCGACCAGTACCCCGAAGGTCTACGCGCCTTCGACGAATCGATCGCCGCCCTGCGCCCTTACGCGAACCGGCTGCCCGCCGCGCACGGACCGGAGCTCGCCCGTGCGCTCGATCTCCAGTCCTACGCCCTGTACGACGCGGGGGACCCCGAGGGTGCCCTGAGCACGGCGACCGAGGCATTCGACGTGTTCGCGGTCGCGGTCGCCGAGGAACCCGGGGCCTTCCTGGACGAGTTCGCCCGTGTCTCGGGGAACTTGGTGTTCCACCTGGCACGGCGGGACCGCTGGTCGGAGATCCTCACCCGAACCGGGCGAGCACTGGCCCTGTGCCGCCTGCCTGCCGCCGAGGGGCTCCACCCGGGATTCGACGCCATGCTGGAGCTCCTGAACCACCGACGCCTGGCGCTCGGGGAACTGGGCCGTCACGAGGAGACCGCGGACTGCGTACGGGACATGGTCGCCCTGCGCCGCCGGATCGTGGACGCCGACCCCGACGACGTCGGCCACCGCCTCTCCCTGGCCGGGGATCTGTCACGTCTCTCCGAGACGCTGGCCGAGGCGGGGCGACCGTGCGATGCCGTCGCCCCCGTACGCGAGGCCCTCGCCCTGAGACGGGGTGTGTCCGCGGACGTGGACGCGGACAGCGAGGACGACGGTGACGAAGAAGCCGACGGAGAAGACGAGTCCGAAGAAGGTGCGGCCGAAGAGGGCGAGGCCGAGGTGGACGAGGAGGTGAGCGAGGGCGCACTGCTCGTCCAGCTGGCCGCGGCGCTGCAGCGGGCGGGCGACGCGGAGGCGCCGGCCGCCGCCGTGGAGGCTGTTCGTCACCACGAGGATTCGGCAGGCCTGCCCATGGAGGGGCGCGAGGACGGCTACTGCCAGGCACTTCACCTGTACGCCGCCGCACAGTCGGCCGCCGGGCACTTCGAAGCGGCGGTGGACGCCTGCCAGTACCTGGTCGTGCTGCGCGCCCAGGACACGGCCGATGCGGCGGATCCCGGTCAGCACGACAGCCGTCTGGCTCTGGACGAGGCCCTGACCTCACTGGCCTGGGCACTGCTGGACGCCGGCTCGTGGCCCCGGGCGCTGGGGCTGTCCCGCGGCGTACTCAGGGCACTCACCGCACCGGAGGCCCCACCTGCGGACACCACACCGCAACACCGCGTCGCACTCGGCGGCGTCCTGCACGTCCTGGCCCAGGCCCTCACCGCGGCGGGACACCACCACGAGGCCGCGTGCACCGCGCGGCGGGCGTTCGCCGTCCGTCGCCGCCTGGCCGCCCAGTTCCCCGGAACACACATGCCCGAGTTGGCGGAGACGATGGGTGTTCTCGCGCTCACTCTCCACACCGCGGGCCGCGTCACAGAGGCCGCGACCATGATCCGGCGGGCCGTCGCCCTCCACGCCCGCCTCGCGACCACCGCCCCGGCCGCACACCGGGACGGTCTCCGCCAACTGCTCCGGCATCAGGCACGCATCAAGTCGCCACCACCTCGGAACTGCTCTATCAGGTCGTCATGGTCGCCCTGA
- a CDS encoding trypco2 family protein, with protein sequence MSDQDSAENVVELAQAIGSLRDQLDTARRLAPEGGLSFEVGPVELEFQVALLSGSEVTGGARFYVLSGGGSKRRERTSTHTIRLTLTPRGPDGGPLEVSDAAEELPER encoded by the coding sequence ATGTCCGACCAGGACTCCGCGGAGAACGTCGTCGAACTCGCGCAGGCCATCGGGTCGTTGCGCGACCAACTGGACACGGCCCGGCGGCTGGCGCCGGAGGGGGGCCTCTCCTTCGAGGTCGGGCCGGTGGAACTGGAGTTCCAGGTGGCCCTGCTGAGCGGCAGTGAAGTGACCGGGGGCGCCCGGTTCTACGTCCTGTCGGGCGGTGGGTCCAAGCGCCGGGAGCGGACCTCCACCCACACCATCCGGCTCACCCTGACACCCCGGGGACCGGACGGCGGACCGCTCGAAGTCTCGGATGCGGCCGAGGAGTTGCCGGAGAGGTGA
- a CDS encoding tetratricopeptide repeat protein, whose product MSPRIPPVARRVVEVYRSRDGRHRIASGHLLDDRLVLTAGHAVDGAATVGVRLLDGGSVWGCSVVWWRYDSVAGTGIDAALLRIDDDAFREPEGLPPLVWGRLGTGSRCPVEAVGFPAGMRVREEGAPAFRDTAHITGSIAPGSRLKAGRHEIKVDNPVPAVVRAAHTGQGIENVSRWSGMSGAAVTSGGLVLGLVAVDPDRGGPGGALTAVPSASLLADERVAELLGRPRAYDVGLPSVLQTPPSPARSPVGLLRAEVSPVGFHGREPLMEEFVRWCLDPSPWSPKLLTGPGGQGKTRLAVQLVDRMAGLNWNAGFLDFAPDTDLAALAELSAPLLLVVDYAETRHEQLIELLRLFGTSAARGTGPPVRLLMLARSAGEWWQDLRRKSRALREPPPGTVAELGPLADDPATRPEAFRHAVEGLAHALARLPGLPATPRGFRPESVVPPPLSDARFARALELHSTALAALLQHLFPVPDASRTQGMDLLMRHEEAYWTRTTSAHQIERLHTQTLRQLVVTATLCRARTLDEAGRLLERSGILRGETANTVLGAAMWLNELYGGRDGHWVGLVPDLLGEHLVGTTARDFPELLPALAELPDAEHAGHLLRVLCRTGRSFPELDERIVHLVVGRPRPLAPAAVDVLAREGYDALGRAVDAVLDGPHGRGPLCAELLAAVPRHTVVLAGRAVRMAEQVVAHARAATDAPRELASALHALAYRLARAGRYAEALQACEEGIRVRGGDTLGAAADPEFMDALLGYGARLDEVGRTREAVDVGERLLAALGPGHPSDTPEAQGRRATVLHQQALWLHRAGRHDEALALGAACVRARKRLLRRDPRWPAVEMADARLQLALYLQHDGRTTEAAEETARAVAILRGLAEDHPDAYLRRLAEALHNQARLSAVLRDHEAALDLAEEAVAIQRGLLDDAPTPAQLALLARLLGGLSVRLTSVRRLSDALEVAEESVRLRRELAEGRDPRAVGELACALADLALALRRTGDDEAAVAASEESVLALRDSTARGGTSADDERARILCVHGLALGSRDPARAVKVLEEAADAARTGRHAMLLRRCLTEIDKLRARS is encoded by the coding sequence GTGAGCCCGAGGATCCCACCGGTCGCCCGGCGCGTGGTGGAGGTCTACCGGAGCCGTGACGGTCGGCACCGGATCGCCTCGGGCCATCTGCTCGACGACCGGCTGGTGTTGACGGCCGGTCATGCCGTCGACGGAGCGGCCACGGTCGGCGTCCGGTTGCTCGACGGCGGCTCGGTGTGGGGTTGCTCGGTGGTCTGGTGGCGCTACGACAGCGTGGCCGGGACCGGGATCGACGCGGCGTTGCTCCGGATCGACGACGACGCCTTCCGGGAGCCCGAGGGGCTGCCACCGCTGGTCTGGGGACGGCTGGGTACGGGATCCCGCTGCCCCGTCGAGGCGGTGGGATTCCCGGCCGGCATGCGGGTGCGCGAAGAGGGCGCACCGGCCTTCAGGGACACCGCGCACATCACCGGCTCCATCGCGCCGGGCAGCAGGCTCAAGGCCGGCCGCCACGAGATCAAGGTGGACAACCCGGTACCCGCCGTCGTCCGCGCGGCGCACACCGGGCAGGGCATCGAGAACGTGTCCCGCTGGAGCGGGATGTCGGGCGCCGCGGTGACCTCCGGGGGGCTGGTGTTGGGGTTGGTGGCGGTCGACCCCGACCGGGGCGGACCCGGCGGGGCGCTGACCGCCGTTCCGTCGGCCTCCTTGCTGGCGGACGAGCGGGTGGCGGAGCTGCTGGGGAGGCCGCGCGCCTACGACGTCGGGCTCCCGTCCGTCCTGCAGACCCCGCCGTCGCCCGCCCGGTCACCGGTCGGTCTGCTGCGGGCCGAGGTCAGTCCGGTCGGCTTCCACGGCCGGGAACCGCTGATGGAGGAGTTCGTCCGGTGGTGCCTCGATCCGTCCCCGTGGTCACCGAAGCTGCTGACCGGCCCGGGGGGCCAGGGCAAGACGCGGCTGGCGGTCCAGCTGGTGGACAGGATGGCCGGCCTGAACTGGAACGCCGGATTCCTGGACTTTGCCCCCGACACCGACCTGGCCGCACTCGCTGAGCTGTCCGCGCCGCTGCTGCTGGTCGTGGACTACGCGGAGACCCGGCACGAGCAATTGATCGAACTGCTGCGGCTGTTCGGGACATCGGCCGCCAGGGGGACGGGGCCGCCGGTGCGTCTGCTGATGCTCGCCCGAAGCGCCGGGGAGTGGTGGCAGGACCTGCGGCGAAAGAGCCGTGCGCTGCGGGAACCGCCACCGGGAACCGTGGCGGAGCTGGGACCGCTCGCCGACGATCCCGCGACCCGGCCCGAGGCGTTCCGCCACGCGGTCGAGGGCCTGGCGCACGCTCTGGCCCGGCTGCCCGGCCTTCCCGCGACGCCACGCGGCTTCCGCCCCGAGTCGGTCGTACCCCCGCCGCTGTCGGACGCGCGGTTCGCCAGGGCCCTGGAACTGCACAGCACCGCGCTGGCCGCCCTGTTGCAACACCTGTTCCCGGTACCCGACGCCTCTCGCACGCAGGGCATGGATCTGCTCATGCGGCACGAGGAGGCGTACTGGACACGGACCACGTCCGCACACCAGATCGAGCGTCTGCACACGCAGACCCTCCGGCAATTGGTCGTCACCGCGACACTGTGCCGGGCCCGCACCTTGGACGAGGCAGGAAGACTGCTGGAGAGAAGCGGGATCCTGCGCGGGGAGACGGCCAACACGGTCCTCGGCGCAGCGATGTGGCTGAACGAGCTCTACGGCGGCCGCGACGGCCACTGGGTGGGGCTGGTGCCGGACCTGCTGGGCGAGCACCTGGTCGGTACGACCGCGCGGGACTTCCCCGAACTGCTGCCCGCTCTCGCCGAACTGCCCGACGCCGAGCACGCGGGCCACCTGCTGCGCGTCCTGTGCAGGACCGGACGGAGCTTCCCGGAACTCGACGAGCGGATCGTCCACCTGGTCGTCGGCCGGCCCCGGCCGCTGGCACCCGCCGCTGTCGACGTCCTCGCCCGGGAGGGGTACGACGCCCTGGGCCGCGCGGTGGACGCGGTACTGGACGGGCCGCATGGGCGTGGCCCGCTCTGCGCCGAACTGCTCGCGGCGGTACCCCGCCACACGGTGGTGCTCGCCGGTCGGGCGGTGCGGATGGCCGAACAGGTCGTGGCACACGCCCGGGCCGCGACCGACGCACCCCGTGAACTGGCCTCGGCGCTCCACGCCCTGGCCTATCGGCTCGCCCGGGCGGGCCGGTACGCCGAGGCACTTCAGGCCTGCGAGGAGGGCATCCGCGTACGGGGAGGCGACACCCTCGGCGCGGCGGCGGACCCGGAGTTCATGGACGCCCTGCTGGGGTACGGCGCCCGGTTGGACGAGGTCGGCCGCACGCGCGAGGCGGTCGATGTCGGCGAGCGGTTGCTGGCCGCGCTCGGCCCGGGCCACCCGTCGGACACCCCCGAGGCTCAGGGGCGCCGGGCGACCGTACTGCACCAACAGGCTCTCTGGCTGCACCGCGCGGGCCGCCACGACGAGGCTCTGGCCCTGGGCGCCGCATGCGTACGGGCAAGGAAACGGCTCCTGCGTCGGGACCCGCGATGGCCCGCGGTGGAGATGGCCGACGCGCGCCTGCAACTCGCGCTCTACCTCCAGCACGACGGTCGCACCACGGAGGCGGCCGAGGAGACCGCGCGAGCCGTGGCGATCCTGCGCGGGCTGGCGGAGGATCACCCCGACGCCTACCTGAGACGGCTGGCGGAAGCTCTGCACAACCAGGCCCGCCTGAGCGCGGTGCTGCGCGACCACGAGGCGGCGCTGGACCTCGCCGAGGAGGCCGTCGCCATCCAGCGGGGCCTGCTGGACGACGCCCCCACCCCCGCCCAACTGGCGCTACTGGCAAGGCTATTGGGTGGGCTGAGTGTGCGGCTGACCTCGGTGCGTCGCCTGTCCGACGCCTTGGAGGTCGCGGAGGAGTCGGTGCGCCTGCGGCGTGAGCTGGCCGAGGGCCGGGACCCCCGGGCCGTGGGCGAATTGGCTTGTGCACTCGCCGATCTGGCGCTGGCGCTGCGTCGCACGGGTGACGACGAGGCGGCGGTGGCGGCCTCGGAGGAATCGGTCCTGGCCCTGCGCGACTCGACCGCACGTGGGGGTACGTCGGCGGACGACGAAAGGGCCCGCATCCTGTGCGTCCACGGTCTGGCACTCGGTTCCAGGGACCCCGCGCGAGCTGTGAAGGTCCTGGAGGAGGCCGCGGACGCGGCCAGGACCGGGCGGCACGCCATGCTGCTCCGACGGTGCCTGACGGAAATCGACAAGCTTCGCGCCCGCTCATGA